Part of the Solanum pennellii chromosome 10, SPENNV200 genome is shown below.
tttcggcgaatatctttaaaacttaacaggTTTCTTGGGGATTTAGAAGAGAACAAAGCATCTTCTATGACGAGTTTTGTCCCCTTAGGCAGAAATATAGTAGCTCTTCCGGAGCCttctattaagtttgaattaccagaaattgtagtaacatttgcttttcttctaagcaagtaggagaagtatttctcatctttgaatATGGCGTGCGTTGTTCCACTATCAATTACACAAATATCTTCATGATTGATCATTGAGGTATCCATATACTCTTCAAGATAAAAGATATAAAcgaaataaacattataatattattactaaacaaaaacattacacaaccttttagttatttacaagtttaggaaaacatattcatactagTTCATACAAACGACGAAAATGAAACATATTTACATTATCACAGATCCATCACCTATCAGGTGATCTATCTTTCCTTCGGGATTCTCAAAGAAAAATTCTCAAAGATACTGTTGCATGGGTTCAACAGTATCTTCCGAGATAAAGTTGGCTTCAGCGTTATTTTTCACCTCCTTCAGGGAAGCTTGATATAGCTCAACCAGGTGCCTTGGCGTACGACAGGTACGTGACCAATGTCCTTTTCCTCCACATCGACAACATTTGTTGtctgaatttttcttctgcactacatcatgtttttcattcttctttttacaCTGCTGGTGTTGAAGGTTATTATTTAGTGCAAGACGATCACCATGATTGAAATTTCTTCCTCGACCACGACCACGGCCACGACCTTTTTCACGCCTAGATTGGTGAAAATTTGCCGTATTTACTTCAGGAAATGGCATAGAACCAGTAGGTCGACTTTCATGGTTTTTCATCAGTAAATCATTATGTTGTTCAGCAACAAGAAGATGTGAAATTAATTcggaatattttttaaatcccATTTCTCGGTATTGGTGCTGCAAAAGCATACTTGAGGCAGGAAAAGTGGAAAATGTTTTCTCCAACATATCATGGTCAATGAtattttctccacataattttaattgtgagataattttaaacatggaaGAGTTATACTCACtgatagatttaaaatcttgaagtctcaaGTGGATCCAGTCATAACGTGCCTGTGGAAGGACGACCAACTTCAGGTGGTCATAtctttcttttaaattgttcCACAATACCAGAGGATCCTTAACAGtgagatattccattttcaaaCCTTCATCAAGGTGATGACGGAGAAATATCATCGCCTTGGCACGGTTTTAATTCGATGcttc
Proteins encoded:
- the LOC107001491 gene encoding uncharacterized protein LOC107001491, translating into MGFKKYSELISHLLVAEQHNDLLMKNHESRPTGSMPFPEVNTANFHQSRREKGRGRGRGRGRNFNHGDRLALNNNLQHQQCKKKNEKHDVVQKKNSDNKCCRCGGKGHWSRTCRTPRHLVELYQASLKEVKNNAEANFISEDTVEPMQQYL